The genomic DNA CACCTCAGCGACACCGTCTACGGCTACCTGCACGACCCGGGCCTGACAGACGGTCCGCAGCAGGGCCCCGACTACCTGCAGGCGCTCGTCGGGCGCTCCTACGACATCCTCGACCGGCTTCTGCCCTGAACGAGCTCCCACACCCTGGTGCGGGGCGCCGGCAATCCTTGCCGCGGCCGTCTCGTCCACGTCCGGGCAGCGGGGTTCGATGCGGTGCCGCTGTCGGGGTGGCTTTCCTCCGACTGAGTGATGAGTGGCGGCGTGATGTCCGTGTTAGCGTTCACACGTTCAACTACTTGGCCATTGGGGAGAAATTCATGCTGCGCAAACGGATGTGGGCCGCGCCCACCGGTGTCCTGATCGGTGCCGTGGCAATGGCTCTCGCAGCCTCGCCCGCGTACGCAGCAGACTCCGTACTCACCTACCAGCCGGGCACCGACGGATCGTCCGGCACCGCCACCCTCACCGTCACCGACGTCGAACCGGGCCTGCCAGTTTTCATCGAGTTCAATCAGGGCATCGGCGGGCCCGTGGCGACCGGCCCGCAGGCCGTCGTCATCTTCACCTGCGACCCGGAGACCAGCCAATGGTTCTACACCGACGGTGCGCAGAGCGTGGCGGTCGACAGCGTCACGGTGTACACCGCTGACGAAGAGCCACCGCAGACCTTGTTCCTCGACGAGGCGCTGTGCCTGCCCGTGCCGCCGTCGTCGTCCTCCGCCCCGTCCTCGGCCCCGTCGTCAGAGGTGCCGTCGTCTGCACCGTCGACGGTGTCCACTGACGTCGTGTCCTCGCCGCCGGTCAGTTCGTCACCGGCCGTGACCGACTCCGCCGCATCGACTGTCGTATCGACCTCGACGTCCGGATCGGAGAGCGTCGCGCCGACCACCGCGGCATCGACCTCGACGGCCGCCGCGCCGGCTGCGACCACCGCGGCGACCACAAGCGCTGCCCACGCGGGTCCTGCTCTGGCCGCCACCGGCACCGCCCCCGAAAGTGCCCTCTACACCGCGCTCGCTCTACTGGCCGGCGGTGCAGGTCTTGCCTACCTCGGGACCAAGCAGCGTCGACGTCACTCGCACTCCTGAACTGACAACAGGTCCAGAACGATCTGACAGCAGGTCCAGCAACGGGCCCCTCGCCACTGGCGGGGGCCCGTTTTGTATCGTCCCCAGCTCTACAGCTGTCGACAAGGACAGCTGAGTGCCACAAAGGCGGCATTTCGGACATACCCGGCATGGCTTCGGGACTATTCGTCCGGCTGTCTTCGGGCGGTCGCAAAGGTATGAGGGAGGTATGAGAAAGTGCGGTCCCGCCTTTACCCGGGGACGGGACCGCACAGACCTGCCTGGTCATGACGACTCGCAGGGCCACAATAATGTAGCAGGTGCGGGGGAGAGGGGCGGCGCGATCCCCCTGCCGTTCACGTTGTCGCTTAAAGTGTGTGCGTGAGGCCGCCAGGGGTGCATCGTCGAGTTCGTGAGCTTCAAGCTGCGGATTGGGATCAGCTGTTCGCAAGGCCGGACCTGCTTTTGCGGGCGCATCTGTCAGTTTTCATCGATCTCAGCAGCCGCCTGTGGTTCATGGACCGGCCCATGGAAGGCGTTCTCGAGCGCTACTTTACAGTCCGGCAATATTTGGACGACCCGCATCAGTTGCGAACGGGGACAGCTTTCGAGACGGCATGTCTTCGTTCGGTGGACATGCTCGGGCCCTATCTGGACCGCTGGGACAGCGCCAGCCTCACGTCGGCATCGCTGGACGAGGTCGAAGCCCTCCGCCCGCCACTGCTCGAGATTCCCGCGACGATCCTGGTCGGCGGTGCAGGGCGTGAGGCCCACCTTGAGCTGCGCTGCTGGAACCGGGCGAACTGTCTGCTCGAGGGGATCATCTCCCCTTACCGCGCCGCCAGCGGCATCGCCCGCCTGCAGTACGACAACCCCGTGGGTTGCAGGGAGATAGTTGACGTCTTCGATCCGCTGGTCACCCGATACGAGGACTTCCCAGAGGATCGAGAAGCCCTTGATCACACCATCATCGGACTGCTTCGCGGCTATGTCAGATCGGACCCCCACCAGGGTGCTGCCGGCGATCGATGATCGATCTGGTCACGGCACCGCAGCTGTCAGCTGGGAGTTCCCAGGTTGGCCAGGAAGAACAGCCCGAACAGGATGCAGCCGATCGCGATGCAGATCGCCGCGGCGAGCGGCGCGTTGACGTTCCGTGGGTTGAGCTGGTACTCGGCAGGTGGTTCGAGCACTTCGTCAGCCAAGGTGAAGTTGTGTCGGGCCTGTGACTGGCTGAGTTTCGCCCGGCGTCGCATGGCTGCGGCGATGACGGCCGAGTCGATGTCGTCCTGGGCCCAGGGGTGAAGCTCGACCGTGGCGGCGGGGGTTCGGAGAGCTTTGCGGTTGTTCATGTCGCATCTTTCATCAGGACCTGAGGTCCACACAGCGCAACCGAAAGATTCGCGCTGTCGGGATGGTAAATGTGGGAATCAGGACCGGGACCTGCGGGTGCTGCCGATCCGGACGGCCTGCGGTCAGCCATTTTTGAGATGCGGCTTTTCTTTTTGAGAAGCCCCCATTGTTTGATCATGGCGTGCAGTTCGTGGTCGGTCTTGTTGTAGAGGATGCAGAGGTGTCGTCGTTGCTCAGGGGTGATGACATAGAAGCTGAGCTGACGGCGTGGATCCATGGCCAGGACGAGACGTCGAAGCGGACCGATGTCGGCCGCGACGCTTTTGTGGACCGCGGCGATGGAAAGCACAATCTCGTGATGGAGGTCTTCCTGGACGGCGGTATCTTTTCGGCCGGCCGGCAGAGGACTGGGCTGGGCGGGGGCGAGAAGTTCATGCACCGGGACCTGGTAGAGCTGGGCAAGCTCGACGAGCCGGAACACACCGATCTTGCGGGAGCCGCGTTCGTAGGCGCCGAGCGATCCGCTGGTGATGACGCCCCCGGTGATCGCTTCCACGCCGAGCAGGCTGAAGCCCCGTCGAAGTCGATGCTGTCGCAGCCGCTCTCCCAAGACCTTCTGGAAGTCCTCGTGGCGAAGAGGTTCAAACTGTGTCGCCGTCATCGGAGCCCTCTGCTCTGTACAGATCGGGCCCCGACCAGCAAGCCCTGACACCAGGTTGTTGTGCTGCTGCTCCACCCGGGGACAGCCCCGATGGAAACTGTGGTCCCGAACCCGATCCAGGCGGATCGGTTTCGGGACCACAGGTGCTGCGGTAGTGCGGTGGTGCGGTGTTACGTCATCTCAACGGTCGAGATGAGGGTGTTCGGTCAGCTGTGCAGACCGGACTTGCGCGGTCGACGGGCCTGCAGCATGACTGCCCCGCCGAGGCCGAGCAGCAGGGCTGCGACGGTGAGCCAGGTCGCCAGGCTGACACCGGTGTGGGCCAGACCGCCGCCGGCGGTGCCCTTGGGCGGGTTCGGTGCCGGCACCACGGGTGCGGTGCCCTGCGTCGGGGTGACGGACACCGTCGAGGAGACCGGGCTGGTCGGCGTGACCGAGGTCGGCGGCTGCTCCGACGAGGACGGCGACGGCGTCACCGGCGGCGGCGGCGGGAAGGTGTTGGTCACCGTGATGGCGACAACCTGCTCACCGACGACGAACTCGCCCGCCGGATCGATCGAGGAGACGCCACCGTCGGTGTCGGTCTCCTCCGCGGTGCAGACCGTGCCGACCGGAACGTCGGTCAGGGTGATGACGGTGCCGTCCCGGGGCAGTTCGACCTCGACAGTGACCGGCTCGTCGGAGCCGGGTGCCGTGCAGGTGAGCGTCACCGGGAAGGTCTCGGCGTCACCGTGCTCATCGGCCGGGTTGGGGTCGACGATCACCTTGTGCAGCTCGATCGACGACAGGACCGCCTGGTAGGTGTTCGTGACCGTGACAGCGACACCTTCGGTGCCGACGACGAAGTCACCTTCGGGATCGATGGTGACCTGCGCACCGTTGGTGTCGTCCTCGGTCACCGAGCAGGTGGAGCCGAGGTAGATGCCGGGACGTTGACGACGGTGCCGTCGATGTCCAGCACGACCGGGAAGTCGATGGCTTCCTCTGCGCCGGGCCGGACACAGGACAGCGTGACCGGGGAACTCGGTGGCCCGTCCGGTTGCGGCCGGGGTCGGGTCGAGGACGACCTTGCGAAGATCGACCGAGGTCAGTCCGGGCTGGTAGGTGTTGGTCACGGTGATGCTGACCGGTTCGGTGTCGCCGATCACGAACGGGCTCGCCGGGGCGATGGTCACCGCGGCGCCGTTGGCGTCGGTCTCGTTGACCGAACACATGGCACCGACGGGGATGTCGTCGACGGTGACCTCTTCGCCGGAGATCGACAGCACGACCTCGTTGACGATCGGGGTGGCACTGCCGGCCGGGGTGCAGGTGAGGGTGACGGGGAACTCGGTGGCCCGGCCGGGGACGGACGGGGTCGGATCCACGACGACCTTGTGCAGGAGCACCGAGGTGTAGGCCTGCACGATGCCCTGATCGATGTTCAGATCCTGGCTGTTCGGTCCGAGAACGATCGGGTCGGTGGCCCCGGTGACCGGGTCACCGTCGGAATCGACCGCCGGGTCGTCGCCGGCGCCCTTGACCGTGAACGACTGCCCGGCCAGGAGAGCGGCAGGGTCGAACGTCACCGTGTAGGTGCCGGAAGCCAGACCAGCGAACAGGTACTTGCCCCGCCGCGTCAGTGGTGGTGGTCAGCGACACGGTGTTGCCGTCCAGATCCGTGCCGGTCAATGTCACCGGGAATTCGGCGAGGGGCAGCTCACCTTCGTCCTGGATGCCGTTGGCGTTGGTGTCATTCCAGACGTAGTCGCCGATCGAGGAAGAAATGATGGTGATAGTGCGTGCTGCGGGGCCGACCGGCAGGGTGACACCGTTGGCGCGGCCCGGTGACGTTCTGGTAGACGTCCGCTGCGGAGTTGCCGGACGGGGTCATCACGATGGAGACGGTGAAGTTGTCGTCGGGGGTGAAGGCGCCGGGCCGCTGGAAACGCAGACCGGTCACCTCGGCCGCGGAGGCCGGGCATCTGTTGCGGTGCCGGTTCCGCTGGCGACAGTTCCGCCTGCGGGGGCGGTGCACCACACGGTGCTGCCGGTCGGGCTGTTGTGCTGCCCAGGGCGTCCAGCGACAGCATGGCTGGTGCGGTCTTGGTGTAGAGGATGGTGATGCTGTCACCGGCGGTCACCGCGGCCGAGGTGAGGGCTAGGGTGCCGGTGAAAGCTGGTGGTGCCGACGCGTTGGCGGGCAGCACGTCGATCACGTCGACATCACTGACTTCCAGCGGGGAGTCGATGTTGCCGAAGTCCACCGACCAGGTCAGGGTCCGCGGGGTGGTGACGCCCACCGGGTTGACCTCGACCACGCTCTGCGGGTGGACTTGGCGGATCTTGATTCCCGTGGGGGTGACGATCTCGATCTGCGCGCGTCGGTCCGGTTCGCTACGGCGACGGATCAACCGGGGAGCTGACGACCGTGGTATTGGTGTAGAGACCGGTTGCGGACGGTGCTGAGGATCTCGACGGTGTAGACGATCGGATCGATGCCGTGTTGACGGCGATCGGCCCGAGATCCCATCGGACGTAGGTCTGATCGGCAGCACAGGTCAACTGGGAGTCGACCGGGGAACCGGCCTGCACCAGCACCGGGGTGATGGCTTCGCCCGAGGTTTCCCGCTTCGAGGACACGAACTGCTGATAGCGCGGAAGGCAGTCTTCGACGATGACCGCCGGCGAGATCGCGGCGGACACGTCCTGCGGTCAGGGTCGGGTTGAGGCGGTAGTTCACCGTGGCGCCGGAGGAGTACTGCGGCACCGCGGTGTCGGTGAACTCGCTGGTAGTGGGGTTCTGCACGTACTTCTTGATGCGCGCGGTCGCTCACCGATGATCAACCGGTCACCCCAGGCGCCGGTATGGGTCGCCGGGGACGTAGTTGGAGTTCTCGTAGTTGGAAGACGGATCGGCCAGGATGCCGGCGAGGTCCTTGATGCCCTCGACCCGCTTGTAGGTTCCCCAGTTCCCGATGGGATCACCGAGTCCGCCTGCGGTGGAGCGCACGGTCTGGCCGATGGCCAAGTTGACGTACAGGAAGTCCCGGGGACCGGTGTAGTCGGAGGTGAACCCGACCCGGACCCGGTTCACACCGCTGTACACATTTCCGGTCAGGACGGCTCCGGGACGGCGTCCGGAGTGCTGTACCAGGTGCCGGTGGTGCAGTCCGCGTCGGCGCCCGGCCCGGCCGGACCGGACGAGTACTCGATCTTCAGGTTCCGCAGATCCGACAGCGGGGCGGCATCAGAGACACCGTTGAAGAACAGCGAGATCCACGCAGCCTGACCGTTCGACGGTCGGCTGGTTTCCCCGTTCGCGCTCCCGACGTTGTTCAGCAGGGTCAGCCCCAGCTGGGTGTCGTCCCACACGTCGCAGCCGAAGTAGCTGCGGGAGAACTGAGTTCCCGAATTCGGGATACGCCGGTGGGGGAGAAGAACAGGTTGCTCTGCACCTGCTGGCCGGGGGATGACAACGGTGTTGCCCTCGCGGACGTAGCTGGATCCAGGGGGTCCTTGCCAGGCTCCGAACCCGCCGTTGAAAGTCCCGGCGGGGGTGTTGTTCGGGGCTCCCCAGGGCGCGCTGAACCACTTGACGAAGCCTTCACCGCGCTGCAGCGCGATCGGGCCTTGCGGTTGTTGGTTGGCCAGCACCTCGCCGGCGTTGGGGTTACCGGCGATGTCGTTGGCGACGATGTCGGTGTAGGTGTTCTCGGTCTGCAACGTCCAGGAGTTGCCGTTCGGGCTCTCCTCGCCCAGGTCCAGGATCGCATCCAGGGGGATTTCCAGGTTGACCTGCACGGAGATGATGTAGCCACTGTCAGCCGGCAGAGCACTGTTGTTGCCGGACAGCGTCGGCACGGTGTAGCCAGTGGTGTCGGCGTTGGCGAACGAGATCTGCACCGGAGTGCCGACACCGCCCGGCTGCGTGCAGTCGATGGTGCCGGAGTTGCGCACAGCGTTCTTCACCGTGCTGTTGCCGCCGGAGCTCCAGGGCAAGGAGCCCCACAGATTCTGCACCCCTGAGCAGTTGTAGCGCGGTGCGTACTTGGCGAGGGCGGCCGCTTCCGAGCCAGCCTGCGCGATGGCATCTGCCCACACGGTGGCACCGAAGTAGGTGGCGGGGCTGATGTCGTCGACCAACGTGAACGGCGACGCCAACGGGCTGGTGCCCTTCGCCGCGTCCGGGGAGCTGAGGGTGAGCGGGTACTCGTACTGGGTGCACGAGCGCGTCGCGTCGAACGAGCACGGACGGTTCGTGGCATACAGCGGTCCGGTGTTGTCCGCCGCCGACAGGCCCCGCTTGGACACATCGAAGTTCGCCAGTGCGGACACCGTCTGCGTCACGGGTTCGACTGGGTGGCGGTGGTGACCTGGTCACTGGTGGCGCTGGCCGTGATCGGTCCCATCGCGGCGCCGTTCGGCATCTCCGGTCGAACCTTGGCCAGGAAGTTGTAGTCCAGCGAGGTGCCCTGGGCCTGATCGGCGACCGGCAGGACACCGTCTGGGTGCCCAGCGCCTGGTAGGAACGTGGTGGTGACCGGAATGACCGGAGCGCCGAGGCTTGCGGGCGTCAGCGTGGATCCCGTCAGACAGAACGGTGGCAGCGACACCAGTTCCTGGCCCTGGGGCAGGGTGAAGGCAATGACCGGGTTGGTCTGGTCGCCGCCCTCGTAGTTGATGGCCACCGTGTAGTTGATGGTGTCGTTGGTGCGGATGATGTTGTTGGATCCGCTGGAGTCGTTACCCGGGTTGTCGTCAGCATCGAACGGACCGGTGCCCGTCACCTGAGTGAGCTGCAACGTCAGCTCCGGCGCTAACGCAGCGGCTGCCACCTCCGCGACTCGGGCCTGAGCGTCCTGCTCGACCGGCGCCTGCGCCGCATCCTCCCCGATCTCCGAAACGATCGCCGCTTCCGGTTCAGAAGGCGAAGACGTGCTCGCGGACTCGCTGTCAGCAGTAGCGGGGGCCGTCGGATCGCTCACCTCGACACTGCTGCTGACCCCAGACGTCACCGCCTCAGCGGCCTCCGTCGAGACGCTGGCCTCCGCTGCGGTGGAAGCGGCCGGATCGGTCGGCTCGACGGTGTTGGCGGCCGCAGCGGGAACGACCAGGACCACCAGCGCGGTCAGGGCCAAAGCCAGGATCCGGCGCGACCGGCCGGGAGAGTCGATGCTCGCTCGGTGAGCGGGCGTGGTCCGCACTATCGACTTCGCCCTCCGCCCTGACTGGGGTGGCGGCAATGGTCGTTCACGGCGCATGGTGGTCCTCCGGGTAGGAAATGGAAGGTGTTCCTGAAGGGCAGACGTCCGAGTGATGCGCTTGTCACGCGACTCCCGAAGAAACTTCGAGAAAACCTGCCGCGCCCCATCCGGCTCTAACCCGGCGTCATCATACGCACAGGGCGAGGCCCTTATAGCCCACTCCAGCGGGTGGATATTTCGCACAAGGGAACAGTGTGACGCCTCAAGAGCACGGCGCGATGGTAGAGCGATCCTAGCTCTCTGCTCGTCGAAACAGGTTGCTGTGCAACATGTCTTGTACCCCAATCCGACAGTGACCATCAGGGGAGAAGGTCTCGAGAGCGGCCGCTCCATGCCACTCGAACGGCTATCGATGCACACTTTCAGGTGTTGCTACTGAAAGCGGGAGCGTATGGCTTTCGATACATCTCCCTATCGCGTCAAACCACTGGTAGATCGCGGCGCTTATAGGACATCTCTTTCACTGATGGAAGGGCCGCGGACCTAGTTCATACCATTTTTCATACTCGGAAGGCCCAGGATGTCTTGGGCTTCGGTGAAGTTTTTGCCGCTGCTCCGAATGGGACTGAAGCGGCGCGGCATACTGATGTCGTCGCTGGGTGCCGTCCGTCCGGCGTCACCTGGCGCTTGTTCTGTCCAAGTCGGGAGGCTCTGCGCGCCCGTTCTCGGCGCGTCGCCATCTGATGGCAGTGAAGGATGAAGATGTCTGATCCCAGAATCTGGGCGGTGCCTCGACTGCCTCGAGGGCTCCTGGATCGACCGCAGGTTGAGAAACTGCTCGGCAGCGACGCCGTGATCCACGTGGTTCACGGACCCGCAGGGGCAGGCAAGACCACGGTGGTGGCCCAATGGGCGCATGGACTCGCGGATCCGGTCGCTTGGGTTTCGGTGCACCCGGGCAACGCTTCCCGACACGTGTTCTGGCGCGATGCCGCCACTGCCGTGATCAGGTCCTTCTCGGACTATCCCGCCGTCGATCCCCACAGCCGAGAGCCTGCGTGGGACGCCGCAGCCGAGATCGATGCCTTGATGACGTTCTTGCGATCTTGTCCGTCCTTGGTCCTGGTGATCGACGGGGCACATCTCATCGAGGATGAGGCAGTCTTCGCCGATCTGACCGAGTTGGTGACCTCGAGCCGGTCGCTGCGTGTGGTGGTCACCACCCGCGCACACCTGTCGCTCATGGGCTCTGGGGTGCAGGTGCAGATGGACGTCGATGTCATCGGCCCCGAGTCGCTCGTCCTGCAGCCCGAGGAGACCGCGCAGATCCTGGCTGCAGCTGGACCGGCAGTCTCCGACCACATCGACCAGGCAGCTCATCGGGCTGCTGGGGGATCGATCCTTGCGGCGCGGCTGATCGCGGCCACGGTGCACTCGCGCACCGACAGGGGTTCCGAGACCGACAGACCGGGGCTTGCCGCAGCCGGGGAAGAGTACCTACGAAAGGTGTTGCGACAGGTTCCCGACGACGGCCGGCTCGTGGACTTCATGTTGCTGACGTCAACTGCCGATACCCTCCCGCCCCCGCTCGCGCAGGTCCTGGTTCCAACCGCAGACGTGTCCCACCTGCTCCGCGTGCTCGAGGACGTCGGGGGTGGGATGGCCGGCCACGTCGAAGCCGACGGCACCTTCGTCTACCACCCGTTGTTGCGGGAGGGTCTTCGAGCGCGCCTCCGCAGATCCCGACCCGCCGATCTGTACCGGCTCAGGGCACTGGTCGCACAGTGGGAACTGGAGCACGGCGATGCGTTTCGTGCCTTCGACATCGCGGTGGAGATCGACGATCTGGCCTTCGCCTGCCACGTCGCCAAGCGCACGTGGCTGGACATCCTGCGGTTTCATGCTGACGGCATCATCCGGGCGACCAACGGGATCAAGATCTGGCGGCTGCAGCAGTACCCCCTCCTGTCCACGCTGATGGCCGCAGCTCACAACACCCGAGCCGGGGGCCGCTTTCGAGCGATGGAGTACTTCGCAGCCGCCGCCCTGGGCTCACGTATCCACCACAAAACCCTGAACACGGTGGACCGGATCATCCTGACCACGTTGGAAGGATCGGTCCTACGGGTCAGCGGCAACGTCAACCGGGCGCTCACACCGGCGCGCAAAGCAATGTTACTGATCGATCACGCCGACCCGGACACTCTCGACGAGCTGGGCGAGCTCCTCCCGGCCCTGCTCGCCAACAACGGCGTCACCTTCCTCAGCCACTCCAGGTACACCGACGCCATGCACGCCTTCGAGTCGGCGGCCACCGCCGCGGCCGCCTCGACCCGACCGCGGGCACCTCTGCATCCCTTGGCGCTGAAGGCCGGCACGGCCGCGCTTGCCGGCGACCTGGATCACGCCCGCACATTGGTCGACTTCCCGCACCAGACGACTTTCCCAGCAAAGGAAGTGGGCACCTACCTGGCCACCCTTTACCACGTCGCCAGAACGGTCCTCTTCATGGAGACCTTCGACTTCACCGCTGCCGCAGCAGAACTCGACCTGCTCGACGACGAACTACCGACCAACGAACACCGCGGCTTGTTGCTCCACCTTCGAGCTCTGACTGTCGCAGGTGCCGGCGACCCGCTTCGGGCAGCCCACCTCCTGCGCCAATCAACAGTTGTCGACCCCGCACTTCGCAGACTTGCTGCCCCCGCCTTGGCCCAACTCCACGCGACGTCGGCAGTGCTGTTCACCCTCGCCGATCACGTCGACCACGCTCAGACGGCACTGGACGCGATCCCCCGCCGGTGGCGCGACCACGTCCAAGTACAGACCGCACTGGCGGCACTGCACCGAGGCCACTCTGCATCTGCTGAGGCCATTCTGGCCCGCCAGACCCCGGCCGAACCGACCACACGAGGGCAGGCGGAGCGAGACCTGCTGTCCGCAATCCTGTTCTGGCGCGCGGGTCGAGCTGCCACCGCCCGTCACCACTTCACCGCCGCGGCCGTCGCGCTCACCAGCACCAGGATGCGACTTCCCGTTCTTTTCCTGCCTGCAGACGACCTGTCAGCCCTCCGAGAGGCGTTCCCCGACCCCGCATTTGAGCGACTGCTCGGCGCCGGCATCCCTCTCATAGCACCCCCCCTGATGACCGCCGCGCGGTTGACCCCACGTGAACGCCTAGTCATGACGTACCTGGCTCGACACCTGACGGCCTCCCAGATCGCTGCTGAGCTGCACGTTTCGGTCCACACCATCAAATCTCAGATGAACAGCGCCTACCGCAAGCTCGGCGCCCGACGACGCGAAGAAGCCGTTCGAGAGGCAACTCGACTCGGCCTCATCGGACGAGGCGAGTAGGTCCCCACCTGTGACCGGCCCGCGAAGGGGCCGACACCGAGCCGGCCCCCTTCCCGCATCGTCTAAACGGACACCACAGCAGAAATCACTCGAAAACGACTGTGGTGTTGGACCGTTTTCGGCCCCACGTCGTTGATCATCATCGATGGCCGGTCGGCTGTAGGGAGTCCGGAGCAACGAAGGCAAGGTCATGACAGGTAGCGAGCGGCTGGCAATCCCATGGGAGCGTGTAGGCGGTCCGATGGGGATCGTGCGGACAGCTCTGCCGATGGTCGCCTTCGTCGTGACATCTGCAATCGGCGGAATCACCTGGGGCGTCTCAGTTTCGGTGCTGACTGCGTTGGCGCTGGGGGTGGCCCAGTTCGTCCGCAAACGATCAATGACGTCACCGGCGCTGGGACTGCTGGCCGTGTCGTTGGCGTCCCTGGTCGCGCTACTGACAGGCGATCGCCGCGACTACTTCTCGATCGGCATATGGATGGCCCTGGGTGGGGCGGTTCTCATGGTTGCGTCCATCCTGGTGCGATGGCCGCTGGTGGGCGTGGTGTGGGAATTCTTGCGTGGTGGCGGACTGGCCTGGCGGAAGGACCGTTCAGCTGTGCGCAGGTACAGCTGGGCTGGACTCATCTGGATCGGTATCTACCTGTCCCGCTTCAGCGTGCAGCTCGCCCTCTACGAGGCCGATCAGGTGGCATGGCTGTCGGCGAGCCGGATCGTGATGGGTTGGCCACTGTTCGCCGCCGGCGTGTTCGCGACGGCCGTCTTCCTCTGGCGCAGCGAGAACCGTTCGCGGAAGCAAAGACTTGCTGGGACCCCTCCCCGCCAGGAACCGACCAGTTCTGCCGTGACGGGCCCGGCCGGAGAAGTCTGATCAAAGTGCGGGGCTGGCAGACCGCCTACTCCGAACTAGCGGCGCACTAACCGACTGCTGGGGATCGACCGCGCGCACCAAGTACCCCGAACGCGCCGGTGCCACTTAGATCTGTCGCCCACCGGCTTCGGTTTCAGCCGCTGATACGTTCGCGAGCGCGATAGCCGACTATGTCGGTCAACGAGGCTTGCAACACGCGGTCCACCGTTCGGCCGGCGCTGCTAGCCCTGTGGCTCGGTGAGTGGAAAGATCTCGGTCCCGTTCTCCAGAAGACCGTCAATGGAATCGCAAGCGGTGTCAGGTGCGGACGAGCCAACGGGCCCGAACGAATCGCCAGCCGGTGAAAGTGACCCAGCACCGTCAAGTTGTCACGCCGGTGAAGTCGCGCTGGTCGCTGGACCGGGAGATCCGTTTCCGCGAGCGGGCTTGATCAGTCGCGCAACCGGCCCGCCGAGCGGGTGAGCGTGTGGTGTCATCGAGGGATGAGATCCACGTCCAGTCGTTCGCTGTCCGTTGCGTTGTTGGCGCTGTTGGTGGCCGGGTGCACGT from Variovorax sp. PBS-H4 includes the following:
- a CDS encoding helix-turn-helix domain-containing protein, which encodes MTATQFEPLRHEDFQKVLGERLRQHRLRRGFSLLGVEAITGGVITSGSLGAYERGSRKIGVFRLVELAQLYQVPVHELLAPAQPSPLPAGRKDTAVQEDLHHEIVLSIAAVHKSVAADIGPLRRLVLAMDPRRQLSFYVITPEQRRHLCILYNKTDHELHAMIKQWGLLKKKSRISKMADRRPSGSAAPAGPGPDSHIYHPDSANLSVALCGPQVLMKDAT
- a CDS encoding DUF5979 domain-containing protein, whose protein sequence is MTNTYQPGLTSVDLRKVVLDPTPAATGRATEFPGHAVLCPARRRGSHRLPGRAGHRRHRRQRPGIYLGSTCSVTEDDTNGAQVTIDPEGDFVVGTEGVAVTVTNTYQAVLSSIELHKVIVDPNPADEHGDAETFPVTLTCTAPGSDEPVTVEVELPRDGTVITLTDVPVGTVCTAEETDTDGGVSSIDPAGEFVVGEQVVAITVTNTFPPPPPVTPSPSSSEQPPTSVTPTSPVSSTVSVTPTQGTAPVVPAPNPPKGTAGGGLAHTGVSLATWLTVAALLLGLGGAVMLQARRPRKSGLHS
- a CDS encoding SdrD B-like domain-containing protein — translated: MPVGPAARTITIISSSIGDYVWNDTNANGIQDEGELPLAEFPVTLTGTDLDGNTVSLTTTTDAAGQVPVRWSGFRHLHGDVRPCRSPGRAVVHGQGRRRRPGGRFRR
- a CDS encoding helix-turn-helix transcriptional regulator codes for the protein MSDPRIWAVPRLPRGLLDRPQVEKLLGSDAVIHVVHGPAGAGKTTVVAQWAHGLADPVAWVSVHPGNASRHVFWRDAATAVIRSFSDYPAVDPHSREPAWDAAAEIDALMTFLRSCPSLVLVIDGAHLIEDEAVFADLTELVTSSRSLRVVVTTRAHLSLMGSGVQVQMDVDVIGPESLVLQPEETAQILAAAGPAVSDHIDQAAHRAAGGSILAARLIAATVHSRTDRGSETDRPGLAAAGEEYLRKVLRQVPDDGRLVDFMLLTSTADTLPPPLAQVLVPTADVSHLLRVLEDVGGGMAGHVEADGTFVYHPLLREGLRARLRRSRPADLYRLRALVAQWELEHGDAFRAFDIAVEIDDLAFACHVAKRTWLDILRFHADGIIRATNGIKIWRLQQYPLLSTLMAAAHNTRAGGRFRAMEYFAAAALGSRIHHKTLNTVDRIILTTLEGSVLRVSGNVNRALTPARKAMLLIDHADPDTLDELGELLPALLANNGVTFLSHSRYTDAMHAFESAATAAAASTRPRAPLHPLALKAGTAALAGDLDHARTLVDFPHQTTFPAKEVGTYLATLYHVARTVLFMETFDFTAAAAELDLLDDELPTNEHRGLLLHLRALTVAGAGDPLRAAHLLRQSTVVDPALRRLAAPALAQLHATSAVLFTLADHVDHAQTALDAIPRRWRDHVQVQTALAALHRGHSASAEAILARQTPAEPTTRGQAERDLLSAILFWRAGRAATARHHFTAAAVALTSTRMRLPVLFLPADDLSALREAFPDPAFERLLGAGIPLIAPPLMTAARLTPRERLVMTYLARHLTASQIAAELHVSVHTIKSQMNSAYRKLGARRREEAVREATRLGLIGRGE
- a CDS encoding DUF3159 domain-containing protein, with the translated sequence MGIVRTALPMVAFVVTSAIGGITWGVSVSVLTALALGVAQFVRKRSMTSPALGLLAVSLASLVALLTGDRRDYFSIGIWMALGGAVLMVASILVRWPLVGVVWEFLRGGGLAWRKDRSAVRRYSWAGLIWIGIYLSRFSVQLALYEADQVAWLSASRIVMGWPLFAAGVFATAVFLWRSENRSRKQRLAGTPPRQEPTSSAVTGPAGEV